A region of Liolophura sinensis isolate JHLJ2023 chromosome 8, CUHK_Ljap_v2, whole genome shotgun sequence DNA encodes the following proteins:
- the LOC135472264 gene encoding B-box type zinc finger protein ncl-1-like, with translation MKPRPGEYPYETGLNQLNMSMLEVDRCNVLGARDSNMSSPTPSSDTLTTASNSSDSEMEAAVNTKCSLCNETYTIPKVLTCFHTFCQPCLEKLQVSAEKISCPECHQDTYLTPQGLTGLMSDYAVSNILESFALESSALHCTGCKSKDMSAVARCFDCANFLCSNCVMAHQFMHCFEGHRVMTMGELQGSKDDVKSEKAINCPRHKNDTLKYFCKTCSVPICKECTYMEHSRGHEYQFMSEIGGKQIEDMRHTAEDAKLKAGELRGAAKGIEHTSNRLQVHYHKAQNDINDTHNFYIAMLEERKQESLKELDEIFNGKKVSLSTLAQKMHENIDRLYQGCDFLDKLLKHANSTEILLFKNFIDQCFHNLLNSVPDINNQLNMFDIEFVSNFQAIQTGIRNTFGYVRQGNELLQPITKPQPIARPNGMAPTSNGLSNSHIFEAPNLTKQYPSTNNLFYPAADTNPYEKWSSGLDIFHNGIDVFSTSSDPIIDLTSKLINTNLYPPKSQIKRQKMIYHCKFGEFGVLEGQFTEPSGVAVNAQNDIIVADTNNHRIQIFDKEGRFKFQFGECGKRDGQLLYPNRVAVVKTSGDIIVTERSPTHQIQIFNQYGQFVRKFGANILQHPRGVTVDNKGRIVIVECKVMRVLIFDQYGNVLNKFGCSKHLEFPNGVVVNDKEEIFISDNRAHCVKVFNYQGVFLRQIGGEGITNYPIGVGINSAGEILVADNHNNFNLTIFTQDGHLINALESKVKHAQCFDVSLMDDGSVVLASKDYRLYIYRYAQVPSLGL, from the exons ATGAAGCCGAGGCCAGGAGAATACCCTTACGAGACGGGATTAAATCAGCTGAACATGTCCATGCTTGAAGTTGACAG GTGCAATGTGCTAGGTGCCCGAGACTCCAACATGTCGTCCCCTACCCCGTCCAGCGACACCCTGACCACAGCATCCAACTCCTCGGACAGCGAGATGGAGGCCGCTGTCAACACCAAATGCTCCTTGTGCAATGAAACTTATACAATTCCCAAAGTGCTGACTTGTTTCCACACATTTTGTCAGCCATGTCTGGAGAAGCTGCAGGTGTCGGCGGAGAAGATAAGCTGCCCAGAGTGCCACCAGGACACCTATCTGACCCCACAGGGCTTAACAGGCCTCATGTCCGACTATGCAGTCAGCAATATCTTGGAGTCGTTCGCTTTGGAGTCCAGTGCCCTACACTGCACTGGTTGCAAGAGCAAGGATATGAGTGCTGTGGCAAGATGTTTCGATTGCGCCAATTTCTTGTGCTCCAACTGCGTGATGGCTCACCAGTTCATGCACTGTTTTGAAGGTCACCGGGTCATGACCATGGGAGAGCTGCAGGGCAGTAAAGATGATGTCAAGTCAGAGAAAGCTATCAATTGTCCCCGCCACAAAAATGATACCCTCAAATACTTCTGCAAGACCTGCTCTGTTCCCATCTGCAAAGAATGCACTTACATGGAGCACAGCCGAGGCCATGAGTACCAGTTCATGTCTGAAATTGGTGGCAAACAAATTGAAGACATGCGACACACTGCTGAGGACGCCAAACTAAAGGCTGGAGAACTAAGAGGAGCAGCTAAGGGCATTGAACACACCTCCAACCGTTTGCAGGTCCACTACCACAAGGCTCAAAACGACATCAATGACACCCACAATTTCTACATTGCAATGCTGGAGGAAAGGAAGCAGGAGTCCCTGAAAGAATTGGATGAAATTTTTAATGGAAAGAAGGTCTCGCTCAGCACTCTAGCTCAAAAAATGCATGAGAATATCGACCGACTGTACCAAGGATGTGACTTTCTTGACAAACTTTTGAAACATGCTAATTCCACTGAAATACTTCTCTTCAAGAATTTCATCGACCAATGTTTTCACAATTTGCTCAACAGTGTCCCAGACATTAACAACCAATTGAATATGTTTGACATAGAGTTTGTGTCAAACTTCCAGGCCATCCAGACTGGGATCCGAAACACATTCGGCTATGTGCGTCAAGGAAATGAGCTCCTCCAACCCATCACCAAACCTCAGCCCATTGCCCGTCCTAATGGAATGGCTCCCACCAGCAATGGCCTGTCCAATAGCCATATATTTGAGGCGCCCAACTTAACCAAGCAGTACCCTTCAACAAATAACCTTTTCTACCCAGCAGCCGACACCAACCCCTATGAGAAGTGGTCTAGCGGCTTGGATATTTTCCACAATGGCATTGATGTGTTCTCCACCAGCTCTGATCCAATCATAGACCTCACCTCCAAGCTGATCAACACCAACCTGTACCCTCCAAAGTCTCAGATCAAACGCCAAAAGATGATATACCATTGCAAGTTTGGGGAATTTGGAGTACTTGAAGGCCAGTTTACAGAGCCCAGCGGAGTCGCTGTCAATGCCCAGAATGATATAATAGTGGCTGACACAAACAACCACCGAATTCAAATCTTTGACAAGGAAGGGCGGTTCAAGTTCCAGTTTGGGGAATGTGGGAAGAGAGATGGCCAATTGTTGTATCCTAACCGTGTGGCAGTAGTAAAGACCTCTGGAGATATCATAGTTACCGAGAGAAGCCCAACCCACCAGATCCAAATCTTCAACCAGTATGGTCAGTTTGTCAGGAAGTTTGGGGCAAACATTCTGCAGCACCCACGAGGAGTAACCGTTGACAACAAGGGGCGAATTGTTATTGTTGAATGTAAAGTCATGAGAGTGCTCATCTTTGACCAGTATGGCAATGTCCTCAACAAGTTTGGCTGCTCCAAACATCTGGAATTCCCCAATGGCGTGGTGGTCAACGACAAAGAAGAAATCTTCATCAGCGACAACCGTGCCCACTGCGTGAAGGTTTTCAACTACCAAGGGGTGTTCCTACGACAGATTGGGGGAGAAGGCATCACTAACTACCCCATTGGAGTCGGCATCAACAGTGCTGGGGAAATTCTGGTGGCAGACAACCACAACAACTTCAATCTAACCATCTTTACTCAAGATGGCCACCTGATCAATGCCCTGGAGAGCAAGGTGAAGCATGCCCAGTGCTTTGATGTGTCGCTGATGGATGATGGCTCCGTGGTGCTGGCCAGCAAGGATTATCGTCTCTACATCTACCGCTATGCCCAGGTGCCAAGCCTTGGTCTTTAG